A single genomic interval of Streptomyces sp. 1222.5 harbors:
- a CDS encoding dual specificity protein phosphatase family protein — MRTRGKQPDVPAPERPWSEIVPGLWMGGHEFRGRSGRLEFAVVRDEFEVVQSLLRLPGYGPDPGVEHHVWPIPDGPLDGTQLAGVIRLARAVNEALDSGRRVLVRCYHGYNRSGLVVAHALGQRGRSPDEAIQLIRARRSAWALHNELFVEYLRAGLSTVRLLEELAE, encoded by the coding sequence TTGCGGACCCGCGGAAAGCAGCCCGACGTACCGGCTCCGGAGCGCCCGTGGAGCGAGATCGTGCCCGGCCTGTGGATGGGCGGGCACGAGTTCCGGGGCCGTTCGGGGCGGCTGGAGTTCGCCGTCGTACGTGACGAGTTCGAGGTGGTGCAGTCGCTGCTGCGGCTGCCGGGGTACGGCCCGGATCCGGGCGTCGAGCACCATGTGTGGCCGATACCGGACGGCCCGCTGGACGGGACGCAGCTGGCCGGGGTGATCCGGCTGGCCCGTGCGGTGAACGAGGCGCTGGACTCGGGCCGCCGGGTGCTGGTGCGCTGCTACCACGGGTACAACCGCTCGGGGCTGGTCGTCGCGCACGCCCTGGGGCAGCGCGGCCGGTCGCCCGACGAGGCGATCCAGCTGATCCGGGCCCGGCGCTCGGCGTGGGCACTGCACAACGAGCTGTTCGTGGAGTACCTGCGGGCGGGCCTGTCGACCGTGCGGCTGCTGGAGGAACTGGCCGAGTAG
- a CDS encoding HAMP domain-containing sensor histidine kinase, with protein MRIALPRWSGTLAVKAAVFITVMCCALAALLGMLVHVSVTNQTVEQARDLALSRLEDTTKAFEAGDALPPGAGVDPAGLPASLRALAVAGRRGTVVASHQGRPIMWAAGPAAGHRALAVEVDYSQQSRTIAGLDQSILWSSGLAIGATVLVGVFAVTRVTRRLHGTARVARRISGGDLDARVDDPRTKDPTRPQDEVAAVAAALDTMASTLQSKLLSEQRFTADVAHELRTPLTGLHAAAELLPPGRPTELVRDRVAALRTLTEDLLEISRLDTGREKQEVDTEELGALAGRVVRASGTDTEVRIVRDARVETDRRRLERVLGNLVANAHKHGGPPVVLTVDGPVVTVRDHGDGFPEYLVAHGPQRFRTEGGAKGHGLGLTIALGQAEVLGARLSFVNAVDGGAVATLTLPAEGQGARDRPKGPL; from the coding sequence GTGAGGATCGCGCTGCCCCGGTGGTCCGGGACGCTCGCGGTGAAGGCGGCCGTGTTCATCACGGTGATGTGCTGCGCGCTGGCGGCGCTGCTCGGCATGCTCGTGCACGTCTCGGTGACGAACCAGACCGTCGAGCAGGCCCGGGACCTCGCGCTGTCCCGGCTGGAGGACACCACGAAGGCCTTCGAGGCCGGTGACGCGCTGCCGCCGGGCGCCGGGGTGGACCCCGCGGGGCTGCCCGCGTCGCTGCGGGCGCTGGCGGTGGCCGGCCGGCGCGGCACGGTGGTGGCCTCGCACCAGGGGCGTCCGATCATGTGGGCGGCGGGTCCGGCGGCCGGGCACCGGGCGCTCGCGGTGGAGGTGGACTATTCGCAGCAGTCCCGCACCATCGCCGGGCTCGACCAGTCGATCCTGTGGTCCTCGGGGCTCGCGATCGGCGCGACCGTGCTGGTGGGTGTTTTCGCGGTGACCCGGGTGACGCGGCGGCTGCACGGCACCGCGCGGGTGGCCCGGCGGATCAGCGGGGGTGACCTGGACGCCCGGGTGGACGATCCCCGTACGAAGGATCCGACCCGGCCGCAGGACGAGGTGGCGGCGGTCGCGGCCGCCCTGGACACGATGGCCTCGACCCTGCAGAGCAAGCTGCTGAGCGAGCAGCGGTTCACCGCGGACGTGGCGCACGAGCTGCGCACCCCGCTGACCGGGCTGCACGCGGCGGCCGAACTGCTGCCGCCGGGCCGGCCGACGGAGCTGGTCCGGGACCGGGTGGCGGCGCTGCGCACCCTCACCGAGGACCTGCTGGAGATCTCCCGGCTGGACACCGGCCGGGAGAAGCAGGAGGTCGACACCGAGGAACTGGGTGCGCTGGCCGGGCGGGTGGTGCGGGCCTCGGGCACGGACACCGAGGTACGGATCGTGCGGGACGCCCGGGTGGAGACCGACCGGCGGCGGCTGGAGCGGGTGCTGGGCAATCTGGTGGCCAACGCGCACAAGCACGGCGGCCCTCCGGTGGTGCTGACGGTGGACGGGCCGGTGGTGACCGTGCGGGATCACGGGGACGGCTTCCCGGAGTACCTGGTGGCGCACGGGCCGCAGCGGTTCCGCACGGAGGGTGGGGCCAAGGGGCACGGGCTGGGTCTGACCATCGCGCTCGGGCAGGCGGAGGTGCTGGGGGCGCGGCTCTCGTTCGTGAACGCGGTGGACGGCGGCGCCGTCGCGACGCTGACGCTGCCCGCGGAGGGCCAGGGCGCCCGCGACCGCCCGAAAGGACCACTGTGA
- a CDS encoding FtsW/RodA/SpoVE family cell cycle protein translates to MTKAGTTVAAAQTPAPSVRLPRRRGVELALIVLAVLLSVYGYCAVGLARTGTVPPGAAVYGAGLGVLALFAHVVVRIRAPYADPLPLPIGVLLNGLGLVLIYRLDLETPGDRAAPTQLVWSTLGVGLFIVVILMLRDHRALQRYSYVCVVAALVLLLLPILFPAVNGARIWIRIAGFSIQPGEFAKVLLAVFFAAYLAANRNALAYTGRRVWRMQFPTGRVLGPIVTIWLLSVGVLVLERDLGTSLLFFGLFVVLLYVATGRTGWIAVGLVLAVLGAVAVGRLEPHVGGRIEDWLHPFATIEAGQGPNQLSQSLFAFAAGGVLGTGLGLGHSILIGFATKSDFILATAGEELGLAGLAGIILLYALLVERGYRAGLALREPFGRLLAVGLASIVALQVFVIAGGVTGLIPLTGMAMPFLAQGGSSVVTNWAIVALLIRVSDSARSQYDGKEAP, encoded by the coding sequence ATGACGAAGGCCGGAACCACCGTGGCGGCGGCCCAGACTCCCGCACCCTCCGTACGCCTGCCCCGGCGCCGGGGCGTCGAACTGGCCCTGATCGTGCTGGCCGTCCTGCTGTCCGTGTACGGCTACTGCGCGGTGGGCCTCGCGCGGACCGGGACCGTCCCCCCGGGTGCCGCCGTCTACGGCGCCGGACTCGGTGTGCTGGCCCTGTTCGCGCACGTCGTGGTCCGGATCCGGGCTCCGTACGCCGATCCGCTGCCGCTGCCGATCGGTGTGCTGCTCAACGGGCTCGGCCTGGTCCTGATCTACCGGCTGGACCTGGAGACCCCGGGCGACCGGGCGGCCCCCACCCAACTGGTGTGGTCCACGCTCGGGGTGGGGCTGTTCATCGTCGTGATCCTGATGCTGCGCGACCACCGGGCGCTCCAGCGGTACTCGTACGTCTGCGTGGTCGCGGCCCTGGTGCTCCTGCTGCTGCCGATCCTGTTCCCGGCGGTCAACGGGGCCCGTATCTGGATCCGGATCGCCGGGTTCTCCATCCAGCCGGGCGAGTTCGCGAAGGTGCTGCTCGCGGTGTTCTTCGCCGCCTACCTGGCGGCCAACCGCAACGCGCTGGCGTACACCGGCCGCAGGGTGTGGCGGATGCAGTTCCCGACCGGGCGGGTGCTCGGCCCGATCGTGACGATCTGGCTGCTGAGCGTCGGCGTACTGGTACTGGAGCGCGACCTCGGCACCTCGCTGCTGTTCTTCGGCCTGTTCGTGGTGCTGCTGTACGTCGCCACCGGCCGGACGGGGTGGATCGCGGTCGGGCTGGTGCTGGCCGTGCTCGGGGCCGTCGCCGTGGGCCGTCTCGAACCGCACGTGGGCGGCCGGATCGAGGACTGGCTGCACCCGTTCGCCACCATCGAGGCCGGACAGGGTCCCAACCAGCTCTCCCAGTCGCTGTTCGCCTTCGCCGCCGGCGGTGTCCTCGGCACCGGGCTCGGGCTCGGGCACTCGATCCTCATCGGGTTCGCGACCAAGTCCGACTTCATCCTGGCCACGGCGGGCGAGGAGCTGGGCCTGGCCGGGCTCGCCGGGATCATCCTGCTGTACGCCCTGCTGGTGGAGCGCGGCTACCGGGCGGGGCTGGCCCTGCGCGAGCCCTTCGGCCGGCTCCTCGCGGTCGGGCTCGCCTCGATCGTCGCCCTCCAGGTGTTCGTGATCGCGGGCGGGGTCACCGGGCTGATCCCGCTGACCGGCATGGCGATGCCGTTCCTCGCCCAGGGCGGCTCGTCGGTGGTCACCAACTGGGCGATCGTGGCGCTGCTGATCCGGGTGAGCGACTCGGCCCGCAGCCAGTACGACGGGAAGGAGGCCCCGTGA
- a CDS encoding nuclease-related domain-containing protein encodes MNGLRVVPAFRHGRERIYVCGPDGSNVAWYDRETGRVDLLDEDRGDDVLAALKPFLSGPVTVGPPPVPTPAELARLTLHPDDDLAPNRPGEALLVALDRDPGPAHRLRPDPRRRALTAEQTVGEALDRLEGAGWHTLHSVPLPGGDRVHHLLIGPGGLFALHALYARKSRVLVADPMVTVGRREPEPVLRHLRACADRASYALTAEVHPVLALAGPADLTLTTAPRGVRVLQDPALPTLAHTGAVLKPADVEALHAMARDRGTWGRV; translated from the coding sequence ATGAACGGACTGCGTGTGGTGCCGGCCTTCCGCCACGGCCGGGAACGGATCTACGTCTGCGGCCCGGACGGAAGCAATGTCGCCTGGTACGACCGCGAGACCGGCCGGGTCGACCTGCTCGACGAGGACCGCGGGGACGACGTGCTCGCGGCCCTGAAACCCTTCCTGAGCGGCCCGGTGACCGTCGGCCCGCCCCCTGTCCCGACCCCGGCGGAACTCGCCCGGCTCACCCTGCACCCGGACGACGACCTGGCGCCCAACCGCCCCGGCGAGGCCCTCCTCGTCGCCCTCGACCGCGACCCCGGACCCGCCCACCGGCTGCGCCCCGACCCCCGCCGGCGCGCCCTGACCGCCGAGCAGACCGTCGGCGAGGCCCTGGACCGGCTGGAGGGTGCCGGCTGGCACACCCTGCACTCGGTCCCGCTGCCCGGCGGCGACCGCGTCCACCACCTGCTGATCGGCCCCGGCGGCCTCTTCGCCCTCCACGCCCTGTACGCCCGCAAGAGCCGGGTGCTGGTCGCCGACCCCATGGTCACCGTGGGCCGCCGCGAACCCGAACCCGTCCTGCGCCACCTGCGCGCCTGCGCCGACCGCGCCTCCTACGCCCTGACCGCCGAGGTCCACCCGGTCCTCGCCCTGGCCGGCCCGGCCGACCTGACCCTGACCACCGCCCCCCGAGGAGTCCGCGTCCTCCAGGACCCGGCCCTGCCGACCCTGGCCCACACCGGCGCGGTCCTGAAACCGGCGGACGTGGAAGCGCTGCACGCGATGGCGAGGGACCGGGGGACCTGGGGGAGGGTCTGA
- the ligD gene encoding non-homologous end-joining DNA ligase encodes MTPITEVEGRRVALSNLEKVLYPETGFTKGELLHYYATTAGALLPHLRDRAVSFLRYPDGPEGQQFFTKNVPPGTPEWVTTAGVPRSSADAPARMVVVQDLPSLVWAANLVTEFHTHQWLVHSPEEADRLVFDLDPGAPATVVHCCEVALWLRERLAADGIEAHPKTAGSKGLHLLAAVRGGSSERTSEYAKALAVEAERAMPRLVVHRMTKSLRPGKVFVDWSQNAARKTTATPYTLRARRAPLVSAPVTWQEVEDCRDPARLDFRADDIAPRLQDLGDLMAPLLDRDRAAPLP; translated from the coding sequence ATGACGCCTATCACGGAGGTGGAGGGGCGGCGGGTCGCGCTCAGCAACCTGGAGAAGGTGCTGTATCCGGAGACCGGCTTCACCAAGGGGGAGCTGCTGCACTACTACGCGACCACCGCCGGCGCCCTGCTGCCGCATCTGCGCGACCGGGCGGTGTCGTTCCTGCGCTACCCGGACGGTCCGGAGGGCCAGCAGTTCTTCACGAAGAACGTGCCGCCGGGTACGCCCGAGTGGGTCACGACCGCCGGGGTTCCCCGGTCGTCCGCGGACGCCCCGGCGCGGATGGTGGTCGTCCAGGACCTGCCGAGTCTGGTGTGGGCGGCGAACCTGGTCACCGAGTTCCACACGCACCAGTGGCTGGTGCACAGCCCGGAGGAGGCGGACCGGCTGGTATTCGACCTCGATCCGGGCGCTCCGGCGACCGTCGTCCACTGCTGCGAGGTCGCCCTGTGGCTGCGGGAGCGGCTGGCCGCCGACGGGATCGAGGCGCACCCGAAGACGGCCGGGTCGAAGGGCCTGCACCTGCTGGCGGCGGTGCGCGGGGGGTCGTCCGAACGGACGTCGGAGTACGCGAAGGCGCTGGCGGTGGAGGCGGAGCGGGCGATGCCCCGGCTGGTGGTGCACCGGATGACGAAGAGTCTCAGGCCGGGGAAGGTGTTCGTCGACTGGAGCCAGAACGCGGCCCGCAAGACGACGGCGACGCCCTACACCCTGCGTGCCCGCCGCGCCCCGCTGGTGTCCGCGCCGGTGACCTGGCAGGAGGTCGAGGACTGCCGAGATCCCGCCCGGCTGGACTTCCGGGCGGACGACATCGCTCCGCGCCTCCAGGACCTCGGCGACCTGATGGCTCCCCTGCTGGACCGCGACCGGGCGGCACCCCTGCCCTGA
- a CDS encoding Ku protein encodes MRSIWNGAISFGLVSIPIKLVNATENHAISFRQIHTEDNGRIRYRKVCELEEREVGQAEIGKAYEDADGTIIPITDEDLSHLPIPTARTIEIVAFVPADRIDPLQMGSAYYLAAGGAPAAKPYALLREAFKRSNKVAIAKFALRGRERLGMLRVVGEAIVMHGLLWPDEVRTPEGVAPDTDVTIRDKELDLADALMDTLGEVDLDDLHDEYREALEEVIVAKASGEAPPEAPAPAAGGRVLDLMAALENSVRAARESRGAPAGGGEAEVRPLPRGRTAPKETGGKKSTSTTKKTAAARKPTPARKSTSKATPGTKKTTTAKTTTTKSATAKSTTAKTGATGNPAKSTAATKKTTTAKATPAKKTPSRKRSA; translated from the coding sequence GTGCGATCGATATGGAACGGCGCCATTTCCTTCGGTCTCGTCAGCATCCCGATCAAGCTGGTGAACGCGACGGAGAACCACGCGATCTCCTTCCGCCAGATCCATACCGAGGACAACGGCCGCATCCGCTACCGCAAGGTCTGCGAACTGGAGGAGCGCGAGGTCGGCCAGGCCGAGATCGGCAAGGCGTACGAGGACGCGGACGGCACGATCATCCCGATCACCGACGAGGACCTCTCCCACCTGCCCATCCCCACCGCGCGCACGATCGAGATCGTCGCCTTCGTGCCGGCCGACCGGATCGACCCGCTCCAGATGGGTTCGGCGTACTACCTCGCGGCCGGCGGAGCGCCCGCCGCCAAGCCGTACGCGCTCCTGCGCGAGGCCTTCAAGCGCAGCAACAAGGTGGCCATCGCCAAGTTCGCGCTGCGCGGCCGCGAGCGCCTCGGCATGCTGCGCGTGGTCGGCGAGGCCATCGTCATGCACGGCCTGCTCTGGCCGGACGAGGTGCGCACCCCCGAGGGCGTCGCCCCGGACACCGACGTCACCATCCGCGACAAGGAGCTGGACCTCGCGGACGCCCTGATGGACACCCTCGGCGAGGTCGACCTGGACGACCTGCACGACGAGTACCGGGAAGCGCTGGAGGAGGTCATCGTGGCGAAGGCCTCCGGCGAGGCCCCACCGGAGGCTCCCGCACCGGCGGCCGGGGGTCGGGTGCTGGACCTGATGGCCGCCCTGGAGAACAGCGTGAGGGCCGCACGGGAGTCACGCGGAGCCCCGGCGGGCGGCGGCGAGGCCGAGGTCAGACCCCTGCCCCGGGGCCGGACCGCACCCAAGGAGACGGGCGGCAAGAAGTCGACGTCCACCACGAAGAAGACGGCCGCCGCCAGGAAGCCGACCCCCGCGAGAAAGTCGACGTCCAAGGCGACACCGGGCACGAAGAAGACCACGACGGCGAAGACCACGACGACGAAGAGCGCGACGGCGAAGAGTACGACGGCCAAGACCGGGGCGACCGGGAACCCGGCCAAGTCGACGGCGGCGACGAAGAAGACGACGACGGCGAAGGCGACGCCGGCGAAGAAGACACCCTCCCGCAAACGCTCGGCTTGA
- a CDS encoding SH3 domain-containing protein → MSLRSSLARGLAIAAATGALLTGVAAVPAAADDGAGDDGSGLNLQSDSVQDGGLTGLDGLTGTGGLGDFGNGGTAGPYRGVVTARGGLWLLDRPDRGSRRVRFVPEGDPVSIFCRTTGDFVLGTPVWYLLTDGTWAWGTARYIRNVGPTPRWC, encoded by the coding sequence ATGTCCCTGCGTTCCTCCCTCGCCCGCGGACTGGCCATAGCCGCGGCCACCGGCGCCCTGCTGACCGGTGTCGCGGCCGTCCCCGCCGCGGCCGACGACGGCGCGGGCGACGACGGGTCGGGCCTCAACCTGCAGAGCGACAGCGTTCAGGACGGCGGCCTCACTGGCCTCGACGGTCTCACGGGCACGGGCGGCCTCGGCGACTTCGGGAACGGCGGTACGGCCGGCCCGTATCGAGGCGTCGTCACCGCGCGGGGCGGCCTGTGGCTGCTCGACCGGCCGGACCGGGGCAGCCGGCGCGTCCGGTTCGTCCCGGAGGGCGACCCGGTCTCGATCTTCTGCAGGACCACGGGCGACTTCGTGCTCGGCACCCCGGTCTGGTACCTGCTGACGGACGGCACCTGGGCCTGGGGCACGGCCCGCTACATCCGGAACGTCGGGCCCACGCCACGCTGGTGCTAG
- a CDS encoding TerD family protein has protein sequence MIKGSNVALAALSEDVGSVIVGLGWGSPTGEGDADVSVLLLDSDGKVRSDTDFYFYNNPVAADGSVQLLGKAPTEDGSEDRISFDLTAVPADVDRIVVAASRYGGARFGELQDVRLSLADGTGEDLLRFTIDDVDSVSAIIFGELYRRAEEWKFRAVGQGYASGLAGLATDFGVDIEDDAATVEAEAGQAALDSESGTAVAEERRSAATGDPAHLTAPATAPGPAAGPAAEGTSPEPLTAVPSPRRAAEDGEPQKRAARPRTAKKKVTLPKVARKSLAENESWREARLFPVSALKSDRDRETRATSVLLSVMAQVPEFGRRLTAAFGAPAGRMETFTEVSLPHGDSPRRPDGVIRVERAGKLWTALVETKTNGNALRTEQVQAYMDIAARRGYEAVITLSNDVALEGSPLVDVKIDKRRKHKVALRHLSWAEVAHQAQMLIRHEGVGNAAHAWLLQELLHYLQHENSGCHGFQNMGPAWVPVRNGIDDETLCQGDPRALEVVQSWERLIRQVCLGLGGELGQKVLPVQRAKRGTDPGARRSLLAEQLCADGRLEAELRIEGTPGVLAVTADLRTGRLRTSLAIPAPEQGYPLSWAKRLIRTLAEAPADLHIETLVEGETSGPRGTLERLRPEPADLLPKDGAGRITGFRLSLLKGMGSSRGNAETGFIRSVDDAVHRFYTTVAAHLDRATPRRTPSREATPTG, from the coding sequence ATGATCAAGGGCTCGAACGTCGCTCTGGCGGCGTTGAGCGAGGACGTCGGTTCGGTGATCGTCGGCCTGGGCTGGGGGAGCCCGACCGGCGAAGGCGACGCGGACGTCTCGGTGCTGCTGCTGGATTCCGACGGCAAGGTCCGCAGCGACACCGACTTCTACTTCTACAACAACCCGGTCGCCGCCGACGGAAGCGTGCAGCTGCTGGGCAAGGCGCCGACCGAGGACGGCAGCGAGGACCGGATCAGTTTCGACCTCACCGCGGTCCCGGCCGACGTGGACCGCATCGTCGTGGCCGCCAGCCGCTACGGCGGAGCGCGCTTCGGTGAACTTCAGGACGTGCGCCTCTCGCTGGCCGACGGGACCGGCGAGGACCTGCTGCGCTTCACCATCGACGACGTCGACTCGGTGAGCGCGATCATCTTCGGTGAGCTCTACCGGCGTGCGGAGGAATGGAAGTTCCGCGCCGTGGGCCAGGGCTACGCCAGCGGCCTCGCCGGTCTCGCGACGGACTTCGGCGTCGACATCGAGGACGACGCGGCGACGGTGGAAGCGGAGGCCGGACAGGCGGCCCTCGACTCGGAGTCCGGTACGGCGGTGGCCGAGGAGCGGCGCAGCGCGGCGACCGGCGATCCGGCACACCTGACGGCCCCGGCCACGGCGCCGGGCCCCGCAGCCGGCCCTGCCGCCGAGGGGACCTCCCCGGAGCCGCTGACCGCGGTGCCGTCCCCTCGCAGGGCCGCCGAGGACGGCGAGCCGCAGAAGCGGGCCGCCCGGCCGCGTACCGCGAAGAAGAAGGTCACCCTGCCCAAGGTGGCCAGGAAGAGCCTGGCAGAGAACGAGTCCTGGAGGGAGGCCCGGCTCTTCCCGGTGTCGGCGCTGAAGAGCGACCGCGACCGCGAGACGCGGGCCACCTCGGTGCTGCTGTCGGTGATGGCCCAGGTACCGGAATTCGGCAGGAGACTCACCGCGGCCTTCGGAGCGCCCGCAGGGCGCATGGAGACGTTCACCGAGGTCAGCCTCCCGCACGGTGACTCACCGCGACGCCCCGACGGAGTGATCCGCGTCGAGCGTGCCGGGAAGCTGTGGACGGCCCTGGTCGAGACGAAGACCAACGGGAACGCCCTCAGGACGGAGCAGGTGCAGGCGTACATGGACATCGCCGCGCGCCGCGGCTACGAGGCCGTGATCACGCTGTCGAACGACGTCGCCCTGGAGGGCAGCCCGCTCGTCGACGTCAAGATCGACAAGCGGCGCAAGCACAAGGTCGCGCTCCGGCACCTGTCCTGGGCCGAGGTCGCCCACCAGGCACAGATGCTGATCCGGCACGAAGGTGTCGGCAACGCGGCGCACGCCTGGCTCCTCCAGGAGCTCCTGCACTACCTGCAGCACGAGAACTCCGGCTGCCACGGCTTCCAGAACATGGGCCCGGCCTGGGTCCCCGTACGCAACGGCATCGACGACGAGACCCTGTGCCAGGGGGACCCGCGCGCCCTGGAGGTCGTGCAGAGCTGGGAGCGGCTGATCCGCCAGGTCTGTCTCGGGCTGGGCGGCGAACTGGGACAGAAGGTGCTGCCCGTCCAGCGGGCGAAGCGGGGGACGGACCCCGGAGCGCGCCGGAGCCTTCTCGCCGAGCAGCTCTGCGCCGACGGACGGCTCGAGGCGGAACTGCGCATCGAGGGCACGCCCGGCGTGCTGGCGGTCACCGCGGATCTCCGGACCGGCAGACTGCGTACGTCCCTCGCGATCCCGGCGCCCGAGCAGGGCTACCCCCTCTCCTGGGCGAAACGGCTCATCCGGACCCTGGCCGAGGCACCGGCGGACCTCCACATCGAGACCCTCGTCGAGGGCGAGACGAGCGGTCCCCGGGGCACGCTCGAACGGCTCCGTCCCGAACCGGCGGACCTGCTGCCGAAGGACGGCGCCGGCCGCATCACCGGCTTCCGCCTGTCCCTGCTCAAGGGCATGGGAAGCAGCCGCGGCAACGCCGAGACCGGCTTCATCCGCAGCGTCGACGACGCGGTGCACCGCTTCTACACCACCGTGGCGGCCCACCTGGACCGCGCGACACCTCGCCGCACACCGTCCAGGGAAGCGACGCCGACCGGCTGA
- a CDS encoding DUF6308 family protein, whose product MTDHHIHVGGRRVDIEKAAFWIKDYFDETADREAAALGKGPVYTYPAYDRLATGSGPNELNDGDLPAPLVLNAGPSIKAVYSLQRVRPKLEHFLAATPTDLTLRTAVAKGAHTKLLGALVSVLDPFLSLPGVQLTTPVKVLHRKRPLLIPLFDDNVRRCYWTPEPTAGYPMTRVRNRPDAVFFPLLAGFIDADLERPKEDWPSSPPTRRRTRLCCGSSTPWPGASEEGTPGADAAQGAAGK is encoded by the coding sequence ATGACCGACCACCACATCCACGTCGGTGGCCGCCGGGTCGACATCGAGAAGGCGGCCTTCTGGATCAAGGACTACTTCGACGAGACGGCCGACCGGGAGGCCGCGGCTCTCGGCAAGGGCCCCGTCTACACCTATCCCGCCTACGACCGCCTCGCCACGGGCAGCGGGCCGAACGAACTGAACGACGGTGACCTGCCGGCGCCCCTGGTCCTCAACGCGGGGCCGAGCATCAAAGCCGTGTACTCCCTCCAGCGCGTCCGGCCGAAACTCGAGCACTTCCTCGCCGCGACACCGACGGACCTCACCCTCCGAACCGCCGTCGCGAAGGGCGCCCACACCAAGCTCCTCGGCGCCCTGGTGTCCGTACTGGACCCCTTCCTCTCGCTGCCCGGCGTACAGCTCACCACGCCGGTGAAGGTCCTCCACCGGAAGCGGCCCCTGCTCATACCGCTCTTCGACGACAACGTCAGACGGTGCTACTGGACGCCTGAGCCTACGGCCGGCTATCCCATGACCCGCGTACGGAACCGGCCGGACGCGGTGTTCTTCCCCCTGCTCGCCGGCTTCATCGACGCCGACCTGGAACGCCCGAAGGAGGACTGGCCGTCCTCGCCTCCCACGCGCCGGCGGACACGACTCTGCTGCGGGTCTTCGACGCCGTGGCCTGGCGCCTCGGAAGAGGGGACGCCGGGAGCTGACGCTGCACAGGGGGCGGCCGGGAAATGA
- a CDS encoding putative immunity protein codes for MPAKPTEPDTIELSTEELQEITGFAAECARRVLSIFERSLPDDSRPRDAVEAAQAFADGGRRTQALRTCGWAAYKAAGEVTGEVTGEAAGGVAGEVPGKAAAADAARAASHAAAAAYLHPKASAHQVKHILGAAAHAARAEELVSGEGQGATGQTLEWARHHAPPAVTAVLGRLPAAPPGGGRVGELIRDLDAALRA; via the coding sequence ATGCCAGCCAAGCCGACCGAGCCGGACACCATCGAGCTCAGCACAGAGGAACTCCAGGAGATCACGGGCTTCGCGGCGGAGTGTGCGCGCAGAGTGCTGTCGATCTTCGAGCGGAGTCTCCCTGACGACTCCCGCCCCCGAGACGCCGTAGAAGCCGCGCAGGCCTTCGCCGACGGCGGCCGACGCACGCAAGCACTGCGGACGTGTGGCTGGGCGGCGTACAAAGCGGCGGGCGAAGTGACCGGTGAAGTGACCGGTGAAGCGGCGGGTGGCGTCGCCGGGGAGGTGCCCGGCAAAGCGGCCGCGGCCGACGCGGCGCGGGCGGCTAGCCACGCGGCCGCTGCCGCCTACCTGCACCCCAAGGCCAGCGCTCACCAGGTGAAACACATCCTCGGCGCGGCAGCGCACGCGGCACGGGCCGAGGAGCTGGTATCCGGAGAAGGCCAGGGCGCCACCGGACAGACCCTCGAATGGGCGCGCCACCACGCTCCACCGGCGGTCACCGCGGTGCTCGGCCGCCTGCCCGCCGCACCTCCCGGGGGAGGCCGCGTGGGAGAACTGATCCGCGACCTGGACGCCGCACTCCGCGCCTGA